The Amycolatopsis sp. DG1A-15b genome contains the following window.
TCCCGAACGACGCGACCTCCTGCCGCAAGGACTGCGAAAGCCCTTCCACGGCCCACTTCGACGCGTGGTAGGCGCCGATGCCGGGAAACGCGCGGATACCGCCCTCACTGGTGACCTGGATGATCCGGCCGCGCCCCTGCCGGCGCATGATCGGCAGGGCCGCCTGGGTCAGCCAGAGCGCGCCGAAGAAGTTCGTCTCGAGTTGCGCGCGAACCTCCTCCTCGGCGAGTTCCTCGACCATCCCGAAGTGCCCGTAACCGGCGTTGTTGACCAGCACGTCCAGCGAACCGAACTCGGCCGCCGCCCGCCGTACCGCGTCGACGGCCGCGGCCCGGTCGGTGACGTCCAGCCGCAGGGGCAGCACGGCGTCGCCGTACCGGTCGACGAGCGGGCGCAGGCTTTCGACGTCCCGCGCGGTGGCCGCGACCCGGTCGCCGCGCTCGAGGGCCGCTTCGGCCCACTCGCGGCCGAAACCCTTGGACGTCCCGGTGATGAACCAGTTCTTGGTCACGTCATGTCCTTCCGACCTGAATTCCTACCTCTCAAGCTAACAGTAGCATGGATAGCATTTTTACACTTGATGGTACAGTCAGGGCATGATCGCGAGCGACGGCCGCCGTGAGCGGAAGAAGGCCCAGACCCGGACCCGCATCCAGGAAGCGGCCCTGGACCTCTTCGTGAACCAGGGCTACCGGGAGACGACGATCGCGCAGATCGCCGCGCGGGCCGACGTCGCCACCCGCACGGTGACGCTGCACTTCCCGGCCAAGGACGACCTGCTGTTCGCCGACGACCCGTTCACCCCGGAGTCGCTCGAGGCGCGGATACGCCGGCGAAAGCCGGAGACCACCCTCGACGCCGTCCGCGACTGGATGCACGCGATCATGCGCGAACTCGACGAGCGCGACCGCGACTCCGGGGTGGACCCCGCGCACCTCTGGCAGCGCCGCGCCCTCCGCGCCGACCTCCTCATGGCCGACGACGACCTCCGCGGCCGCGCCCGGGCCGGCTACCGCGACCTCGAACTCCCGATAGCGGCGGGGATCGGCGAAGACCTCGGCCTCCCGGCGGACGGACTGCTCCCCCGGCTCGCCGCCGTCACCGTCGTCACCGGCCTCCGCGAGATCTACGTGACGCGCGAGGGCCGAGCGCGGCCGGCGGCGAGCGAACTGTCCGACCTCGTCGACGAGGTGCTCGCCTTCGCCCAGGCCGCCCTCACCGCGGCGACGAAGCCGGCCTGACGCGCAGGCGCAGAGCGCCCGGCCAGGGCTCCGACTCGGTCACCGACCCGACGCGAGGCTGATGTCGCTGCGGCCGAACAGTTGCTGGGCGACGTCCGCGCACACGCGGGCCCCGTAGCGGTGCTCGTCACCTCGGTCCGGGTAGTGCACCATGACCGCGAGCACCCAGTGCTCCCAGATGGCCAGGCAGTTGACCGTCCACCAGGTCCCGTGCCGGGTCCAGCCGTTCTTGATCGCCGGGCGCCGGCCCTCGAGTGCCGGTGCCTCCGGGATGCCGAACGCGTCGCGCGGGTCGACCGATCGCATGAGCTCGAGCAGCTTCGCCCGCCACTGCGGGGTCAAGCCCGGACCGCGGGCGACGCACCGGCCGAGCAGGGTCGCGTCGGTCGCGGGCATCGTCGTCTTGGACCACCAGTCCGGGTGGATCCGCGTGTCGCGCAGTTCGCAGGTCCGGATCATCCGCTCGATCGACTCGTCCCCGCCGAGCCGGAGGTACAGCGCCTGCGCGGCGTGGTCGTCACTGACCTGGATCATCCGGCTCAGCCGGGCCTCGTCCTCCGCCGAAATCCGCGACTCCCGTGAAGCGAGGAAGTCCACGGCGAGCCAGCTCTTGATCATCGATTCGGTCGTGTTGCGCAGTGTCCCGTCGCCGACCACGGCACCGCTGCCGAGTTCGCGCAACGCCCAGGACCACTCACCCCGGACGTCGACGGCCACCTTGACCTCCGCCGGATCCGGCACGACCAGCCGCGCGGTCGGAGCCGGCGCGGCGGTCTCCGGCGGCGACGGCAGAGACCGGACCGGCCGTTCCGCGGCGGCGGGCACGTCCACCGGGCGAAGGAACATCGCCGCGGCGATGACACCGAAGATCGCACCCCCCAGCACGGCAACCACGGAAAGACGCATCGGAACTCCTTCGACCGAGCGATGGACCGTTGCTTTTCACGCCGACTGCCGAGCAGGCAGGCGTCAGATTCCCTCATCTCGAAGATCGGCCGGAGGCGGAGGTGATCACGCACTCATGAACGACCGAAGATTCACCGAGGCCGGGGCCTGTTCATCCACCATGAACAGATTGCCCCGCCTCGCGAAAAGAAATGAAACCTATCGGTCGAGCTGAACGGAGTTCAGCAAGGCCAGCGCAGCCGCTTCATTGGCGTGCGAGCTGTTGATTTCGATGGTGTACGCGCCGAGCTTCCGGTATTGGCGGGCCGGCAGCTGATCCTGCGCCGCGCCGCTGTCCGCGGCCCCGCCGTCCCTCGGGATCGACACGAACAAGGAGAAGCACCGGCTGTCGAGCGGCGCCTTCCGCACGTCGAGGTCAGGGCAAAGCACCAGCGTGTTGGCCTCGGGTTCGCTGGTGAACGTGGAGACCTTCAGCCCGTCGGGGACCTGCACCGAATTCAACGGCGACTTGATCACCGGCGGCGTGGTCCCGATCTTCCCCAGCAGGGCCAGCATTTCCGCGGCCGTCACCGGTTTCGTGGTCCTCGCCCAGATCCATCGGCCCGGTCCGTCCTGCCACATGACCGACTGCGGCTGGGCGATCTGGCCGGCGGCCGAGGGCTTCGCGGCCAGCGCGCTCTTGGGCACGGCGCTTTCCCGGACCTCGATCTCGAACGCGTACTGGTGGTCCTGGCCGTAGTGCAGACTGGCGAACTGCGGCTGGACGGCCCACATCAGCAGCTGCCAGGAACTGTCCTGGAGGCTCACCGCCGGCGCGGCGGGAGGCACCTTCCCGGTGTCCGACGGCTCGGTCGCCGCGGCGGACGAGGGATTCGGGTGCGCGGCCGGAGGCACCACCGCGGTGTCCCGCTCCAGCACCCCGACCGCACCCGCGCCCAGCGCGACCACCGCGAACGTCACCGCGGCGACCCCGGTCGCCCGGCGCCGCCGGATCCGGCGGGTGGCGGCGGCGAGCACGTCACCCGGATCGGGCGCCAAGGTCTCCTGCGCACGCAGCGCGCGGCGCAACTCGTCGAGATCGGTCATCACACACTCTCCTTGCCTTCGTTCAGCCGGACGCGCAGCGAGCTCAGGCCGCGCGAGATGTGGCTGCGCACGGTCCCGGGCGCGCAACCGAGCACGGCGGCGATCTCGTCGTCGTCGCGGTCCTCGTAGAACCGCAGGACGATCGACGCCCGTTGGGCACGGCTCAGCCCGGCGAGCAGGCCGCCGAGCTGGTCGGCGTCGGCGATCCGCCCGGCCGGATCCGGCTCGGTCGGCTCCCGGAACCGCGCGACGTCCGAGGTCGGGCGCACGGATCGCTGGTACCAGCGGCGCCGCCAGCCGAGGTAGCCGTTGACGACGATCTTCCGCATGTACAGGTCCGGCCGATCCGCCACCGCCAGCTGCCGCCAGGCGCGGTGCGCGTGCACGAGCGCGTCCTGCACCACGTCCTGCGCCAGCTCACGGTCGCCGGTCAGGACGGCGGCGAACCGCACCAAGCCGGGCAGTTGCTCGCGGGTGAACTCTTCGAACTGCACACCCCTCAAGATGCCGTCATCCACGCGGTTTGTTGCAGTCGGGTTCGAGCCGATCCGGCGCCTTCGGGCGGCGGCGCGTGCCCTCGCCTGCGGAAGGGCGAGGGCGGGTCGGCCCTCGGGTGCCCGCCGGGCGATCCACCGGTGCCGCCCACGCCTCGCCGAGATCGGCCACGAGCTCCTCCGCGGATTTGCCGATCATGGCAAGGAGGGGACGACCGCGATCCACCCGAGAACCAGAGCCATCATGGCCTTCTCCTTGGCATCCTGGGAGTAGTGTCACCGTCGCCGCCCTGGTCGCAGAAGCACGCAAAGGCAAGAGAAGGCCGGGGTCGCCCTTTCCGTGACGATCGCGCTCACCCTGATCTCCGCAGGACTCGTCGCCATCGTCACGGAGCCCGACTGCAAGAGCGACGAAGCGATCGACTGCAAGTTCGGAAACGTGGGGTTCGGCTTCGGCGAAGGCCTCGTTCGGGTGAAAGCCGAAGTTCCACGCGATGGAACCTACACATTTCACATCGTTTGGGGAGCCTTCGAGGCGACCCGGGCCGTCGACTTGCACAACGAGGTCTATTTCACCTTTCGCAAGAAGGAGTTCTGGTCGAACGGGTACGCGACCGCATCGATTTCCCCCACGCCACCGGCCAACCGGCCGGGCCAAAGCGCGGGTTCGTCCGCTGATCCGCCGCCGGGGCCTGCGTCCTCCGGTCACTTCCCCGGCGGCCCGGCCAGTTCTCGGGCGTGCTCCCGGGTTTCGTCGTTCATCGGGAAGAAGCATTCGATGCGCAGCTCCTGCAGGGTCACGTCCTGCGGGGTGCCCAACGTCGTCACCGTGGAGAAGTAGTCGAACCGCCGGCCGGCGCGCTCGTAGCGGATCGGCACGATCGGGAGGACCGGGGCCGTCGCGTCCGGTACCCGCAGGTGCGGCGGCACGTCCGGGTAGGCCAGCACTTCGTCGAGGATCCGGTGGGCCCGCTCGTCCAGGACGCCTCCGATCGCTTCGCGCCGGGCCCGCCGGACCAGCGCCTCGGCGACCTCCGGCCAGTTCGTCACGTGGGGTCGCGCGCCGTCCGGGTGGAACATCCGGCGCAGCACGTTCGGCGGCCCCGGCGGGGTTGCCGGCTGCCCGCCCCGGAGGAACGCGAAGAACCGGCGGGCGGCGGTGTTGGTGTGCCGGATGTCCCAGCTGCGGTCCATCACCAGCGCCGGGAACGGTTCCTGCTGGGCGAGGATGGTCTCCAGTGCGCCGCGCACCGCGGCCAGGGCTGGTGCGTCCAGTTCGGACTCCGGGTATTCCGGGGCGAAGCCGGCGCTGAGCAGCAAGGTGTTGCGCTCGCGCAACGGGACGTCGAGGACCTCCGCGAGCTTCAGCACCATGGCGCGGCTCGGGTTCGCCCGTCCCGTTTCGACGAAGCTCAGGTGGCGGATCGACACGGCGGCCTCGGCGGCCAGCGCCAGCTGGCTCAGCCGCCGGGTACCGCGCCAGTGTTTCAGCAGGAGACCCACGTCAGGCACCCGCCGAGTATCCCGTCTTCCAGGCGTGCGGCAACACCGCGGCTTCCAGCGGGGGCTGGGCGAGGTTGGCCGCGTAGTTCGTCATCGCCGAGATCGCCACGCCGGTGATCACTTCGAAGACCTGTTCTTCGGTGAAACCCGCCGCCTTGAACGCCACCACCTCCGCGTCCTCGACGTGCCCCTGCTTCCCGATCAGCGACCGGGTGAACGCCGACAGCGCCGCCATCCGCCGATCCGCGGGCACCTCGCCCCGGCGGATCGCCTCGACCACGGCCGGCTCGACGCCGTCCCGCAGCGCCTCCAGCGTGTGGAACGCCACCGCCCATTCACTGCGGTTGGCGACCGCGTTGGACAGCAGCAGGACCTGCCGTTCGTCCGGGCCGAACGTGCCGCCGCCCCGGAAGTGCCCGAAGGCGGCGAAAAAAGTGTTCAGCAACGCCGGCGAGTTGGCCATGAGGCCGGCCGCGGCGGGCACGAACCCGAAAACGCCTTCGAGAACCCTGAGCGGCTCCTTCGCGGCTTCGGCGGCGGTGGCTGCGGTGTGGAGCTGGTGACTGGTCATGGGCTCGAGTCTTCCCCGCCGGGTGCGGCGAACCAATTCCCTCGGAGGTAAACCTCACCGGGCGCCGCGGAGAATCGTTTCGGCCACCACATCCGGGTGCACCAGCGGGACGGCGTGCGTGGACTCGACCTCCACGACGGTGGAGCCGGCTCGCCCGGCCATCCACCGCTGGGCCTCGGGGGGAATGGAATTGTCCTGTGTGGACACCACGGCCCACGACGGCAGTGCGTGCCAGCTGGCGGCGTCCGCGAAGCTGCCTTCCAGGGTGACCGGGTCGAAGGGCTTCTGGGCCGCGGCGAGGATCTTCTGGTCCCGCGCACTGGCGTCAGCGGCGTAGACCGCACCGAACTTGTCCGGCCGGAGGTAGATCTCGGCGCCGCCGGGGTACTCCCGCACGACCAGGTTTTCCGGGATCAGCAGGCTGCCCGGGAACTTCCCGTTGAGCGCGCCGGCCGTCTCCCCCGCGTCCTGCTGGAACGCCGTGACGAACACGAGCGATCGGACGTCTTCGGTCAGGGCAGCGGGAGCCGAGATCACCGACCCGGCGTAGGAGTGGGCGGCGACCACGAGCGGGCCGGTGAGCGTGCCCAGGAACTGCCCGAGGTAGGCGACGTCGCCGTCGAAGTCGCGCATCGGCAGGGACGGCGCGATGACGGTGTGCCCGGCGTCCTGCAGGCGCGCGGAGACCCGGCGCCACACCGAAGCATCGGTCAGGGCGCCGTGGACGAGAACGAAGGTCGGCTGATTCATGCCCTCAGTTTCGGCGCCGCGCGGAGTTCGCGGACAGTGGCAGTCCTGCCGACTATCGAAACCTTCCCGCCAATGACCTCAGCCGCCGTCGAAGGTGAAGGACCTCCGGTGTTCGCGGGGCGAAACGTTCGTCGCACGCCGGAACTGCACCCGCAGGTTGGTCGCCGTGCCGAGGCCGACGCGGCGCGCGATGTCCTCTATGGACAGTTCCGAGTTCTCCAGGAGTTCCTTGGCCCGCGCGATGCGCTGATCGCGCAGCCAGGTCAACGGCGGCACCCCGGCCTTCTCGCGGAAGCGCCGGTGGAACGTCCGCTCCGACATGGCGAACCGGGCGGCCACGTCCTTCACCGACAGGGGCTGCTCCAGCGACACGAGCATCCACTGCTGGGCCCGCGCGACGACGTCGTCGCCAGGCGGGACGATCGCCTTTTCCACGAACTGCCGCTGCCCGTCCGCCGGGCGCGGTGCCATGACGATGCGCCGCGCGACGTGCCGCGCGGCCGCCGGTCCCAGGTCGGCGTTCAGCAGGTGCAGGCAAAGATCCACGCCGGCGGTCACGCCGCCGGAGGTGAGCACCGACCCGGTGCCGGCCACGAGCACCGACTGGTCGACGGTGAGCTCGGGGAACCGCTCGGCGAGCTCGGCGCACAAGGACCAGTGGGTGGTCACGGTCAGGCCGTCGAGCACCTTGGCCCGCGCCAGCGCGAACGCCCCGGAGCAGATGGACACCAGCCGGACGCCCCGCCGGTGCGCGG
Protein-coding sequences here:
- a CDS encoding SDR family NAD(P)-dependent oxidoreductase is translated as MTKNWFITGTSKGFGREWAEAALERGDRVAATARDVESLRPLVDRYGDAVLPLRLDVTDRAAAVDAVRRAAAEFGSLDVLVNNAGYGHFGMVEELAEEEVRAQLETNFFGALWLTQAALPIMRRQGRGRIIQVTSEGGIRAFPGIGAYHASKWAVEGLSQSLRQEVASFGIDVICLEPGPYRTDFGGGSIRNSEPNPDYDEVREANRIEWDFGDPRATRAPLLELADTEDPPQRVFFGKSFAAVEAEYRERLDGWRRWEPLALAAFG
- a CDS encoding carboxymuconolactone decarboxylase family protein, whose translation is MTSHQLHTAATAAEAAKEPLRVLEGVFGFVPAAAGLMANSPALLNTFFAAFGHFRGGGTFGPDERQVLLLSNAVANRSEWAVAFHTLEALRDGVEPAVVEAIRRGEVPADRRMAALSAFTRSLIGKQGHVEDAEVVAFKAAGFTEEQVFEVITGVAISAMTNYAANLAQPPLEAAVLPHAWKTGYSAGA
- a CDS encoding helix-turn-helix transcriptional regulator — translated: MPDVGLLLKHWRGTRRLSQLALAAEAAVSIRHLSFVETGRANPSRAMVLKLAEVLDVPLRERNTLLLSAGFAPEYPESELDAPALAAVRGALETILAQQEPFPALVMDRSWDIRHTNTAARRFFAFLRGGQPATPPGPPNVLRRMFHPDGARPHVTNWPEVAEALVRRARREAIGGVLDERAHRILDEVLAYPDVPPHLRVPDATAPVLPIVPIRYERAGRRFDYFSTVTTLGTPQDVTLQELRIECFFPMNDETREHARELAGPPGK
- a CDS encoding helix-turn-helix domain-containing protein codes for the protein MPRHRMVVVLLENVLPLDYAIPVHVFGREAPEAYDLVTVSVGGGPVPVAGGTTVIPDGGLELLRRADTIVVPGYADAVDRELPGSLLRALAAAHRRGVRLVSICSGAFALARAKVLDGLTVTTHWSLCAELAERFPELTVDQSVLVAGTGSVLTSGGVTAGVDLCLHLLNADLGPAAARHVARRIVMAPRPADGQRQFVEKAIVPPGDDVVARAQQWMLVSLEQPLSVKDVAARFAMSERTFHRRFREKAGVPPLTWLRDQRIARAKELLENSELSIEDIARRVGLGTATNLRVQFRRATNVSPREHRRSFTFDGG
- a CDS encoding serine hydrolase; this encodes MRLSVVAVLGGAIFGVIAAAMFLRPVDVPAAAERPVRSLPSPPETAAPAPTARLVVPDPAEVKVAVDVRGEWSWALRELGSGAVVGDGTLRNTTESMIKSWLAVDFLASRESRISAEDEARLSRMIQVSDDHAAQALYLRLGGDESIERMIRTCELRDTRIHPDWWSKTTMPATDATLLGRCVARGPGLTPQWRAKLLELMRSVDPRDAFGIPEAPALEGRRPAIKNGWTRHGTWWTVNCLAIWEHWVLAVMVHYPDRGDEHRYGARVCADVAQQLFGRSDISLASGR
- a CDS encoding alpha/beta hydrolase — encoded protein: MNQPTFVLVHGALTDASVWRRVSARLQDAGHTVIAPSLPMRDFDGDVAYLGQFLGTLTGPLVVAAHSYAGSVISAPAALTEDVRSLVFVTAFQQDAGETAGALNGKFPGSLLIPENLVVREYPGGAEIYLRPDKFGAVYAADASARDQKILAAAQKPFDPVTLEGSFADAASWHALPSWAVVSTQDNSIPPEAQRWMAGRAGSTVVEVESTHAVPLVHPDVVAETILRGAR
- a CDS encoding SigE family RNA polymerase sigma factor, translating into MQFEEFTREQLPGLVRFAAVLTGDRELAQDVVQDALVHAHRAWRQLAVADRPDLYMRKIVVNGYLGWRRRWYQRSVRPTSDVARFREPTEPDPAGRIADADQLGGLLAGLSRAQRASIVLRFYEDRDDDEIAAVLGCAPGTVRSHISRGLSSLRVRLNEGKESV
- a CDS encoding TetR/AcrR family transcriptional regulator, translated to MIASDGRRERKKAQTRTRIQEAALDLFVNQGYRETTIAQIAARADVATRTVTLHFPAKDDLLFADDPFTPESLEARIRRRKPETTLDAVRDWMHAIMRELDERDRDSGVDPAHLWQRRALRADLLMADDDLRGRARAGYRDLELPIAAGIGEDLGLPADGLLPRLAAVTVVTGLREIYVTREGRARPAASELSDLVDEVLAFAQAALTAATKPA